A window from Heterodontus francisci isolate sHetFra1 chromosome 4, sHetFra1.hap1, whole genome shotgun sequence encodes these proteins:
- the LOC137368781 gene encoding small proline-rich protein 3-like, giving the protein MLDQGFLIIRGQGFLTILDPGYLIKLGPGFLIILDPGFLKTMGPGFLIILDPGCLIILGPGFLIILYPGFLILRGHGFLIMLDLGFLIILGQGFLTILDPGFLIILDLGFLIILGPGFLIILDLGFLIILGPGFLIILDPGFLIILCPGFLIMLDIGFLIILGPGFLIILEPGFLKIIGTGFLIILDPGFLII; this is encoded by the exons atgctggaccaaggattcctgataatccgggGCCAAGGGTTCCtgacaattctggacccaggataccTGATaaaactgggccctggtttcctgataattctggacccaggattcctgaaaacaatgggcccaggtttcctgataattttggACCCAGGATGCCTGATAATACTCGGTcctggattcctgataattctgtacccgggattcctgatattaCGGGGccatggattcctgataatgctggacctaggattcctgataatcctgggccaagGTTTCCtaacaattctggacccaggattcctgataatactggacttgggattcctgataatactgggccctg gattcctgataatactggacttgggattcctgataatactgggccctggtttcctgataattctggacccaggattcctgataatactctgCCCTGGTTTTCTGATAATGCTGGACatcggattcctgataatcctgggcccaggtttcctgataattctggagccaggattcctgaaaATAATTGGCACTGGTTTCctcataattctggacccaggattcctgataatttag